One window from the genome of Micromonospora aurantiaca ATCC 27029 encodes:
- a CDS encoding UDP-N-acetylmuramoyl-L-alanyl-D-glutamate--2,6-diaminopimelate ligase, which produces MRSEPDDRVGSDAVPGNPRPTTVRPVRLGDLADRVAATPPEEAADLAVTGVTHASQEVRPGDLYAALPGARRHGAEFAAAAAEAGAVALLTDPAGVALAAGTGLPVLVVADPRDALGEVAATVYGDPTAGLTVIGVTGTAGKTSTSYLVESGLRAAGHVTGLIGTVETRLGDLVIDSVRTTPEATDLHAMLAVAREHGVDTVVMEVSSHALAMGRVGGVRFDVGGYTNFGSDHLDFHADEADYFAAKAKLFDGRCRVEVLNHDDPALRPLHKPGTVTYSAAGDPDATWWADGIDGEGYAQRFTLHGPDGLALPTGVALPGRHNVANALLAVALLVAVGVDPETAARGVAACGGVPGRLELVSGDAPVRGVVDYAHKANAIEAVLIALRDLTEGRLICVLGAGGDRDRGKRPVMGGVAARGADVVLVTDDNPRTEDPAAIRAEVLAGAYAAATPARVIEVPGRRAAIEEAVRVAEPGDVVAVLGKGQERGQEIGGEVLPFDDRVELAAALRARFGDLVGQR; this is translated from the coding sequence GTGCGGTCGGAACCGGACGACCGGGTAGGGTCTGACGCCGTGCCCGGCAATCCACGTCCCACAACCGTGCGTCCCGTACGGCTCGGCGACCTCGCCGACCGCGTGGCGGCGACCCCGCCGGAGGAGGCCGCCGACCTGGCCGTCACCGGCGTGACCCACGCCAGCCAGGAGGTACGCCCCGGCGACCTGTACGCCGCCCTGCCCGGTGCCCGGCGCCACGGCGCGGAGTTCGCCGCAGCGGCGGCGGAGGCGGGCGCGGTGGCCCTGCTGACCGACCCGGCAGGTGTGGCGCTGGCCGCCGGGACCGGCCTGCCCGTGCTCGTCGTCGCCGACCCGCGCGACGCGCTCGGCGAGGTGGCCGCGACCGTCTACGGCGACCCGACCGCCGGCCTGACCGTGATCGGGGTGACCGGCACCGCCGGCAAGACCTCCACCAGTTATCTGGTCGAGTCGGGGCTGCGGGCTGCCGGGCACGTCACCGGGCTGATCGGCACCGTGGAGACCCGCCTCGGCGACCTGGTGATCGACAGCGTCCGGACCACCCCGGAGGCCACCGACCTGCACGCCATGCTCGCGGTGGCCCGCGAGCACGGGGTGGACACGGTGGTCATGGAGGTGTCCAGCCACGCCCTCGCCATGGGCCGGGTCGGCGGCGTCCGGTTCGACGTCGGCGGCTACACCAACTTCGGCTCCGACCACCTGGACTTCCACGCCGACGAGGCGGACTACTTCGCGGCCAAGGCCAAGCTGTTCGACGGCCGCTGCCGGGTCGAGGTGCTCAACCACGACGACCCGGCGCTGCGTCCGCTGCACAAGCCGGGCACCGTCACCTACTCGGCGGCCGGCGACCCGGACGCGACCTGGTGGGCCGACGGCATCGACGGCGAGGGCTACGCGCAGCGCTTCACGCTGCACGGGCCGGACGGTCTGGCGCTGCCCACCGGCGTGGCGCTGCCCGGCCGGCACAACGTGGCGAACGCGCTGTTGGCGGTGGCGCTGCTGGTCGCCGTCGGGGTGGACCCGGAGACCGCGGCGCGCGGCGTGGCCGCCTGCGGTGGCGTGCCCGGCCGGCTGGAACTGGTCAGCGGCGACGCCCCGGTGCGCGGGGTGGTCGACTACGCGCACAAGGCCAACGCGATCGAGGCGGTGCTCATCGCGCTGCGCGACCTGACCGAAGGCCGGCTGATCTGCGTGCTGGGCGCCGGCGGCGACCGGGACCGGGGCAAGCGGCCGGTGATGGGCGGCGTGGCCGCGCGCGGCGCCGACGTGGTGCTCGTGACCGACGACAACCCGCGGACGGAGGACCCGGCCGCGATCCGGGCCGAGGTGCTCGCCGGCGCGTACGCCGCCGCGACCCCGGCCCGCGTCATCGAGGTGCCCGGGCGGCGGGCTGCGATCGAGGAGGCGGTCCGGGTGGCCGAACCGGGTGACGTGGTGGCGGTGCTGGGCAAGGGCCAGGAACGCGGCCAGGAGATCGGCGGCGAGGTGCTGCCGTTCGACGACCGGGTGGAGCTGGCGGCGGCGCTGCGCGCCCGCTTCGGTGACCTGGTGGGTCAGCGGTGA
- a CDS encoding peptidoglycan D,D-transpeptidase FtsI family protein, with translation MPPRSDDPRRDATGSRRGSSRGSEPREPGLGGISDARAYTPRGRTVREGGGAEQRRTPRSNRSGDPFRPALQVLDGGRAGRAGTREPATDGARSGRRSTAAGGRAGVVRTVSSRPVREPFDDDDEDAPPRRRSQPRRPAAQPRRPVRKPRRPPRLGDPRRRLRLGTVLALALFASIGVRLVYLQTVDTPAYADGGLPNRLAVVELPAPRGAILDRGGEPLAHSVEARYVFADPTRVKDRFATARLLSPLLGVPVSDLAEKMHKRTLPGTDTPLQFVYLARGVEIGTAKRIMELDLAGINVHRDERREVPGGDLAANLIGFVSQDMNGLEGLEAKYDDVLRGQAGKRTYEVGLGDLAAPIPGGYSRTTQPQPGSSLKLTVDRDLQFMTQRILAKQTAKVKGSVGAAVIIEVPSGEVLAQASQPTYDAANPTKVGSPADRDDAATTFVVDPGSIHKAITYGAALQEGVITPDTAFPVADTIVRGGVTFRDTHPVGGRTMSIPGMLAFSSNVGTIEIAEKLGKDRLFDYQKRFGLGQATGEGMPGEAAGRLLPPDQWSGSAYGSVPIGHSVDATPLQMAAAYATIANNGTYVQPHLVKETIGADGERSPAAAPTTRSVLSPANAAALRRMMEAVTTVDGPDGRATGLAAAVPGYRVAGKTGTGLRYDGGKQQPGEVGSFIGMAPAENPRYVVAVFVWSPGGGGGAVAAPAFREMMGFTLRHYRVPPSLTNKSPKFEVFPR, from the coding sequence ATGCCGCCGAGATCGGATGATCCGCGCCGGGACGCCACGGGCTCCCGGCGCGGATCGTCGCGGGGGTCGGAGCCGCGCGAGCCGGGCCTCGGCGGGATCTCCGACGCCCGCGCGTACACGCCGCGCGGGCGGACCGTGCGCGAGGGCGGCGGCGCGGAGCAACGGCGTACCCCCCGCAGCAACCGGTCCGGCGACCCGTTCCGGCCCGCGTTGCAGGTGCTCGACGGCGGCCGGGCGGGGCGTGCCGGCACCCGCGAGCCCGCGACCGACGGCGCCCGGTCCGGCCGCCGGTCCACCGCCGCGGGCGGCCGGGCCGGCGTGGTGCGGACCGTCTCGTCCCGGCCGGTGCGGGAACCGTTCGACGACGACGACGAGGACGCGCCGCCGCGCCGCCGGTCCCAGCCGCGCCGCCCGGCCGCGCAGCCCCGCCGGCCGGTACGCAAGCCGCGCCGGCCGCCGCGACTCGGCGACCCGCGCCGGCGGCTGCGGCTCGGCACCGTGCTGGCGCTGGCGTTGTTCGCCAGCATCGGCGTGCGGCTGGTCTACCTCCAGACCGTGGACACCCCGGCGTACGCCGACGGCGGCCTGCCCAACCGGCTCGCCGTGGTCGAGCTGCCGGCCCCGCGCGGGGCGATCCTCGACCGCGGCGGCGAGCCGCTGGCGCACAGCGTCGAGGCCCGGTACGTGTTCGCCGACCCCACCCGGGTCAAGGACCGGTTCGCCACCGCGCGCCTGCTCTCCCCGCTGCTCGGCGTGCCCGTGTCCGACCTGGCCGAGAAGATGCACAAGCGCACCCTGCCCGGCACCGACACCCCGTTGCAGTTCGTCTACCTGGCCCGCGGTGTGGAGATCGGCACCGCCAAGCGGATCATGGAACTCGACCTGGCCGGCATCAACGTGCACCGCGACGAGCGGCGCGAGGTGCCCGGCGGCGACCTGGCGGCGAACCTGATCGGCTTCGTCAGCCAGGACATGAACGGCCTGGAGGGGCTGGAGGCCAAGTACGACGACGTGCTGCGCGGACAGGCCGGCAAGCGGACCTACGAGGTGGGCCTCGGAGACCTGGCCGCGCCCATCCCCGGCGGCTACAGCCGCACCACCCAGCCGCAGCCGGGCAGCTCGCTGAAGCTCACCGTCGACCGGGACCTCCAGTTCATGACGCAGCGGATCCTGGCGAAGCAGACGGCCAAGGTGAAGGGCAGCGTCGGCGCCGCGGTGATCATCGAGGTGCCGAGCGGTGAGGTGCTGGCGCAGGCCAGCCAGCCGACGTACGACGCGGCCAACCCCACCAAGGTCGGTTCCCCGGCCGACCGGGACGACGCGGCCACCACGTTCGTGGTCGACCCCGGCTCGATCCACAAGGCGATCACGTACGGCGCGGCTCTCCAGGAGGGCGTGATCACGCCGGACACCGCGTTCCCGGTCGCCGACACGATCGTCCGGGGCGGCGTCACCTTCCGCGACACCCACCCGGTCGGCGGCCGCACCATGAGCATCCCCGGCATGCTCGCCTTCTCGTCGAACGTCGGCACCATCGAGATCGCCGAGAAGCTGGGCAAGGACCGGCTGTTCGACTACCAGAAGCGGTTCGGGCTGGGCCAGGCCACCGGTGAGGGCATGCCCGGCGAGGCGGCCGGCCGGCTGCTGCCGCCGGACCAGTGGAGCGGCTCGGCGTACGGGTCGGTGCCGATCGGGCACAGCGTGGACGCCACGCCGCTGCAGATGGCCGCCGCGTACGCCACCATCGCCAACAACGGCACGTACGTGCAGCCGCACCTGGTCAAGGAGACCATCGGCGCGGACGGCGAGCGCAGCCCCGCCGCGGCGCCCACCACCCGCTCGGTGCTCAGCCCGGCCAACGCAGCGGCGCTGCGCCGGATGATGGAGGCGGTCACCACGGTCGACGGCCCGGACGGCCGGGCGACCGGTCTGGCCGCCGCCGTACCCGGATACCGGGTGGCCGGCAAGACCGGCACCGGTCTGCGCTACGACGGCGGCAAGCAGCAGCCCGGCGAGGTCGGCTCGTTCATCGGCATGGCCCCGGCGGAGAACCCCCGGTACGTGGTCGCGGTGTTCGTGTGGAGCCCCGGCGGCGGGGGCGGCGCGGTCGCCGCGCCGGCTTTCCGGGAGATGATGGGCTTCACTCTCCGCCACTACCGGGTGCCGCCGTCGCTCACCAACAAGTCCCCGAAGTTCGAGGTCTTTCCGCGCTGA
- the rsmH gene encoding 16S rRNA (cytosine(1402)-N(4))-methyltransferase RsmH yields the protein MGELRGTHVPVLLERCLELLAPALGRPGRTVHVDATLGLAGHAEAVLSAHPDTVLIGLDRDTEALAHARVRLARFADRIHLEHAVYDELPEVLDRLGYPAIDGVLFDLGVSSLQLDAPDRGFAYAQDAPLDMRMDQTRGVTAEEVVNTYSHPDLARLLRVYGEEKFAGKIASAIIRERERNRITSSARLAELVRDAIPAPARRTGGHPAKRTFQALRIEVNRELAALETALPAALDKLTVGGRMVVLSYHSLEDRLTKQALADRVRSKGPVDLPVELPGSGPTFRLLSRGAELPGEAEVAANPRAASVRLRAAERLDPEAARQGRTDRERYRRRVKAMHQPGTGSPGSGKDPRSAPGDANGTDEEGEGT from the coding sequence ATGGGGGAGCTACGCGGCACGCACGTGCCGGTGCTGCTCGAGCGGTGTCTCGAGCTGCTGGCCCCCGCACTGGGCCGGCCCGGTCGCACCGTCCACGTCGACGCCACGCTCGGCCTGGCCGGGCACGCCGAGGCAGTGCTCTCGGCGCATCCGGACACGGTGCTGATCGGCCTGGACCGGGACACCGAGGCGCTCGCCCACGCGCGGGTCCGCCTGGCCCGGTTCGCCGACCGGATCCACCTGGAGCACGCCGTCTACGACGAGCTGCCCGAGGTGCTCGATCGGCTCGGTTACCCGGCGATCGACGGGGTGCTGTTCGACCTCGGCGTCTCGTCCCTGCAACTCGACGCGCCCGACCGCGGGTTCGCGTACGCGCAGGACGCGCCGCTGGACATGCGGATGGACCAGACCCGGGGGGTGACCGCCGAAGAGGTGGTCAACACGTACTCCCACCCGGACCTGGCCCGCCTGCTGCGGGTGTACGGCGAGGAGAAGTTCGCCGGGAAGATCGCCTCGGCGATCATCCGGGAACGGGAGCGCAACCGGATCACGTCCTCGGCCCGGCTGGCCGAGCTGGTCCGGGACGCCATTCCGGCACCGGCCCGACGAACCGGTGGACACCCGGCAAAGAGAACGTTTCAGGCTTTGCGGATCGAGGTAAACAGAGAACTGGCAGCGCTGGAGACGGCGCTGCCGGCTGCTCTGGACAAGCTCACAGTGGGCGGCCGCATGGTGGTCCTGTCCTACCACTCGCTGGAGGACCGGCTCACCAAGCAGGCGCTCGCCGACCGGGTCCGCAGTAAGGGCCCGGTCGACCTCCCGGTCGAACTGCCCGGGTCGGGCCCGACGTTCCGGCTGTTGAGCCGGGGCGCCGAGCTGCCCGGGGAGGCGGAGGTGGCCGCGAACCCGCGTGCCGCCTCGGTGCGGCTGCGGGCCGCGGAACGGCTCGACCCGGAGGCGGCCCGGCAGGGGCGTACCGACCGCGAACGGTACCGCCGCCGGGTGAAGGCGATGCACCAACCGGGGACGGGGTCACCGGGGTCCGGCAAGGACCCGCGGTCGGCCCCGGGGGACGCGAACGGGACGGACGAGGAGGGGGAGGGGACATGA
- the mraZ gene encoding division/cell wall cluster transcriptional repressor MraZ, translated as MFLGTHTPRLDDKGRLILPAKFRDELAGGVVITKGQERCLYVFPMPEFQRIADQLRAQPMTSKAARAYSRVFFASAHDEVPDKQGRVTIPGHLRSYAALDRDLVVIGASTRVEIWDKAAWEAYLAESEDDFADIEEGVLPGGL; from the coding sequence ATGTTCCTCGGCACCCACACTCCGCGCCTGGACGACAAAGGCCGGTTGATCCTGCCGGCGAAGTTCCGGGACGAACTGGCGGGGGGTGTCGTGATCACCAAAGGGCAGGAGCGCTGCCTCTACGTCTTCCCGATGCCCGAGTTCCAGCGGATCGCCGACCAGTTGCGCGCGCAGCCGATGACGAGCAAGGCGGCCCGGGCCTACAGCCGGGTCTTCTTCGCCAGCGCGCACGACGAGGTGCCGGACAAGCAGGGGCGGGTCACCATTCCCGGCCACCTGCGGTCGTACGCGGCACTGGACCGGGATCTGGTCGTGATCGGAGCGAGCACCCGGGTGGAGATCTGGGACAAGGCGGCCTGGGAGGCCTACCTCGCGGAGAGCGAAGACGACTTCGCCGACATCGAGGAGGGGGTGCTGCCCGGCGGTCTGTAG
- a CDS encoding MurT ligase domain-containing protein, with protein sequence MPLRAKVASSVSRTAAALSRAAGRGDGSVIGGWIGLKIDPDLLAHLSAGRAIALVSGTNGKTTTTRLTTAAVGVLGRVATNSFGANMPTGHTSALAKAGSTPYAVLEVDEHYLAQVLEATEPHVVALLNLSRDQLDRAKEVAMMAQLWRAALVRHPRVRVVANADDPMVVWAACPPADPAQGHVPPHVTWFSAGQRWHDDSWVCPECGSTIQRSGEQWWCTGCPLRRPEPHWTVEDDGVLDPTGAWHKIQLQLPGKVNLGNAATALAVAAEFGVRPVDAVSRLGTVTSVAGRYAQVDRDGRNIRLLLAKNPASWLEAFDMADVAPTLLSINARDPDGLDTSWLFDVDFSPLTGRQVLITGDRAYDLAVRLEVNGVPFQHVRSFDEAVRAVPPGRLEVIANYTAFQDIRAELDRVN encoded by the coding sequence ATGCCCTTGCGGGCAAAGGTGGCCAGCTCCGTGTCGCGCACCGCCGCGGCGCTGTCGCGGGCCGCGGGCCGTGGCGACGGCTCGGTGATCGGCGGCTGGATCGGCCTCAAGATCGACCCGGACCTGCTCGCCCATCTCTCGGCCGGGCGCGCCATCGCCCTGGTGTCCGGCACCAACGGCAAGACCACCACCACCCGGCTCACCACCGCCGCGGTCGGCGTGCTGGGCCGGGTCGCCACCAACTCCTTCGGCGCGAACATGCCCACCGGCCACACCTCGGCGCTCGCAAAGGCCGGCAGCACGCCGTACGCGGTGCTGGAGGTGGACGAGCACTACCTCGCCCAGGTGCTGGAGGCGACCGAGCCGCACGTGGTGGCGCTGCTCAACCTCTCCCGCGACCAGCTCGACCGCGCCAAGGAGGTCGCCATGATGGCGCAGCTCTGGCGCGCCGCCCTGGTCCGGCACCCGCGGGTACGGGTGGTCGCCAACGCCGACGACCCGATGGTGGTGTGGGCCGCCTGCCCGCCGGCCGACCCGGCCCAGGGCCACGTGCCGCCGCACGTCACCTGGTTCAGCGCCGGGCAGCGCTGGCACGACGACTCCTGGGTCTGCCCCGAGTGCGGCTCCACCATCCAGCGCTCCGGCGAGCAGTGGTGGTGCACCGGCTGCCCGCTGCGCCGCCCCGAGCCGCACTGGACGGTCGAGGACGACGGCGTGCTCGACCCCACCGGCGCCTGGCACAAGATCCAGCTCCAGCTCCCCGGCAAGGTCAACCTCGGCAACGCGGCCACCGCGCTGGCCGTCGCCGCCGAGTTCGGCGTACGCCCGGTGGACGCGGTGTCCCGGCTCGGCACCGTCACCTCGGTGGCCGGCCGCTACGCCCAGGTGGACCGCGACGGGCGCAACATCCGGCTGCTGCTGGCGAAGAACCCGGCGAGCTGGCTGGAGGCGTTCGACATGGCCGACGTCGCGCCGACACTGCTGTCCATCAACGCCCGCGACCCCGACGGGCTGGACACCTCGTGGCTGTTCGACGTGGACTTCTCCCCGCTGACCGGCCGGCAGGTGCTGATCACCGGCGACCGGGCGTACGACCTGGCGGTGCGACTGGAGGTCAACGGCGTGCCGTTCCAGCACGTCCGCAGCTTCGACGAGGCCGTCCGCGCCGTGCCGCCGGGCCGGCTGGAGGTCATCGCCAACTACACCGCCTTCCAGGACATCCGAGCGGAGCTGGACCGTGTCAACTGA
- a CDS encoding type 1 glutamine amidotransferase, whose translation MSTESLRIVWIYPDLLSTYGDRGNALILARRAQLRGMPVEVLEVRSDQRLPATADIYLLGGGEDGPQALGAQRLIADGGLHRAVAQGSVVFGVCAGYQLLGTSFFAKGTRCAGLELLDLSSDRGPTRAVGELAGEVDPRLGIPHLSGFENHGGRTHLGPGVSPLARVTTGVGNDGATEGAWRGKLLGTYSHGPALARNPDLADLLLRWATGIHQLPPLDDTWADRLRSERRTAVAAAPRP comes from the coding sequence GTGTCAACTGAGAGCCTGCGCATCGTCTGGATCTATCCCGACCTGCTGTCCACATACGGCGACCGGGGCAACGCGCTGATCCTGGCCCGCCGGGCCCAGCTGCGCGGCATGCCGGTCGAGGTGCTCGAGGTTCGCTCCGACCAGCGGCTGCCCGCCACCGCCGACATCTACCTGCTCGGCGGCGGCGAGGACGGCCCGCAGGCGCTCGGCGCCCAGCGTCTGATCGCCGACGGCGGCCTGCACCGGGCGGTGGCCCAGGGTTCGGTGGTGTTCGGCGTCTGCGCCGGCTACCAGCTTCTCGGCACCTCGTTCTTCGCCAAGGGCACCCGGTGCGCCGGGCTGGAGCTGCTCGACCTCTCCTCCGACCGCGGACCCACCCGGGCGGTGGGCGAGCTGGCCGGCGAGGTCGACCCGCGGCTCGGCATCCCGCACCTGTCCGGGTTCGAGAACCACGGCGGCCGCACCCACCTCGGTCCGGGCGTGTCCCCGCTGGCCCGGGTCACCACCGGGGTCGGCAACGACGGGGCCACCGAGGGCGCGTGGCGGGGCAAGCTGCTCGGCACCTACTCGCACGGCCCGGCGCTGGCGCGCAACCCCGACCTGGCCGACCTGCTGCTGCGCTGGGCGACCGGCATCCACCAGCTCCCCCCGCTCGACGACACCTGGGCCGACCGCCTCCGCTCCGAGCGCCGCACCGCGGTGGCCGCCGCACCGAGGCCGTGA
- a CDS encoding TVP38/TMEM64 family protein gives MTDAARPGRRPVARRLAGLLRQPSARRFGLLLLLLAGFGVTLLLVPRPDPADLPRLADSLGGYGPPAAVVGGALLLVALVPRTFVTLAAGAIFGPVQGAAYALGAALLAAAIGFTVGRVLGRDFVAERVRGRLARLDGWFARQSVFGVITVRLLPIAGFGLVSYGYGTTAARVMPFLAGSVIASAPTAIGYAAIGAAVTTPGSINWYAAAPASLGLIASVLIIHRWWRAERRRRAP, from the coding sequence GTGACCGACGCCGCCCGGCCGGGGCGGCGACCGGTGGCCCGCCGGCTCGCCGGGTTGCTGCGGCAGCCCTCGGCGCGCCGGTTCGGGCTGCTCCTGCTGCTGCTCGCCGGGTTCGGCGTGACGCTGCTGCTGGTGCCTCGGCCGGACCCGGCCGACCTGCCCCGGCTCGCCGACTCGCTGGGTGGCTACGGGCCGCCCGCGGCTGTGGTCGGCGGCGCGCTGCTGCTGGTGGCGCTGGTGCCCCGCACGTTCGTCACGCTGGCCGCGGGCGCGATCTTCGGGCCGGTGCAGGGCGCCGCGTACGCGCTCGGTGCGGCGCTGCTCGCTGCCGCCATCGGCTTCACGGTCGGCCGGGTGCTCGGCCGCGACTTCGTCGCCGAGCGGGTACGCGGCCGGCTGGCCCGCCTCGACGGCTGGTTCGCCCGGCAGAGCGTCTTCGGCGTGATCACCGTACGGCTGCTGCCGATCGCCGGATTCGGGCTGGTCAGCTACGGCTACGGCACCACCGCGGCCCGGGTCATGCCGTTCCTGGCCGGCAGCGTGATCGCCTCCGCCCCCACCGCCATCGGCTACGCGGCGATCGGCGCGGCCGTGACCACACCCGGTTCGATCAACTGGTACGCGGCCGCGCCTGCGAGCCTCGGCCTGATCGCCAGCGTGCTGATCATCCACCGCTGGTGGCGGGCCGAACGACGGCGTCGCGCGCCCTGA